A single window of Macaca mulatta isolate MMU2019108-1 chromosome 9, T2T-MMU8v2.0, whole genome shotgun sequence DNA harbors:
- the LOC107000079 gene encoding amyloid beta A4 precursor protein-binding family B member 1-interacting protein-like encodes MSQALCQKDKLKGPIKGTAQPNGQMPQAAHSVSAVLQEAKTHAETSKDRKPALRNHQEPGAPPAPHAPKSSLPPALVHRSWDTICSPVTPPKAKSTGGGGFPAPPDDFLPPLPPLPPLDDPELPPPPLQDPELPPPPLDFMEPPARPRTSCPLPQRSSRGLLCPTLPTGTKHQCSEPTNE; translated from the exons ATGAGTCAAGCTTTGTGTCAAAAGGACAaattaaaag GACCTATAAAAGGCACCGCCCAGCCCAATGGACAGATGCCCCAGGCTGCACATTCTGTCAGTGCTGTTCTCCAAGAGGCCAAGACACACGCTGAAACATCCAAG GATAGGAAGCCAGCCCTCAGGAACCACCAGGAGCCAGGAGCACCCCCGGCCCCACACGCCCCCAAGTCCAGCCTGCCCCCCGCTCTGGTGCATAGGTCCTGGGACACCATCTGCAGCCCTGTCACGCCCCCCAAGGCCAAGAGCACTGGCGGCGGGGGCTTCCCCGCCCCGCCCGACGACTTCCTGCCGCCACTGCCACCGCTGCCTCCACTGGACGACCCAGAGCTGCCGCCACCCCCGCTGCAGGATCCAGAGCTCCCGCCACCGCCCCTGGACTTCATGGAGCCGCCCGCCCGCCCCCGGACTTCGTGCCCGCTCCCCCAGCGGTCGTCAAGAGGCCTCCTATGCCCCACCCTCCCAACAGGCACGAAGCATCAATGTTCAGAAccaacaaatgaataa